Proteins encoded in a region of the Streptomyces sp. NBC_00310 genome:
- a CDS encoding ATP-binding protein — protein sequence MTTHASPGSPSAPTTDALLLRLARLRERVAELVAERGAGDPTANDPLRGLYLSEEGVRHLLGPSAQAYAPVFESGEDADGGPAPDGPLERLAGRLGLTELDTRILLIAVAPDLDRSYEQLYGYLNDDVSRRRATVGLALDLCGLPVHLARARARFLPSAPLSALGLLTVEDPERPFLGRALRVPDRLVAHLLGDDTLDAALVGHVRPLTSPSPSSVVSSSSVVSSSSVEDGGFTARLAARLAAAPVTVHLRERREGDGLVRAGAALRTAGVEALHFTPPPAENELSALLPPLLREARLRGCAVVVSPLPERPGPLVRALTAADVSVLFAGEQPYDPQWCDRDPLVLDVPRPPSGAVDAWAAALGAGADGPGFDLAATVAPYRLGGDRIERAARAAVDLAAFDGTPVTADHLRLAARLQSASGLERHARRIRPDVGWGDLVLPDKPLAQLRELALRARHRDRVLGDWRLSAGGGRGRGVLGLFAGESGTGKTLSAEVVAAELGLDLYVVQLSSIVDKYVGETEKNLERIFTEADRTDAVLLFDEADAVFGKRSEVKDSHDKHANMESAYLLQRLESFDGIAVLTTNLRANIDEAFTRRLDLVVDFPFPDTAQRLALWRHSLAAVPGADDTDPAAVARDFELAGGSIRSAVVTAAYAAAGRAGPVTTADLREGAEREYRKAGRLVPGEGNW from the coding sequence GTGACCACGCACGCCTCCCCCGGCTCGCCGTCGGCGCCCACCACCGACGCGCTCCTCCTCCGGCTGGCCCGACTGCGCGAACGGGTCGCCGAGTTGGTGGCCGAGCGCGGTGCCGGTGACCCGACGGCGAACGACCCGTTGCGCGGGCTGTACCTGTCCGAGGAGGGCGTACGGCATCTGCTGGGGCCGTCGGCGCAGGCGTACGCCCCCGTGTTCGAGAGCGGCGAGGACGCGGACGGGGGCCCGGCCCCGGACGGTCCGCTGGAGCGGCTCGCGGGGCGGCTCGGGCTCACCGAACTGGACACGCGGATCCTGCTGATCGCCGTGGCGCCCGATCTGGACCGCTCCTACGAGCAGTTGTACGGCTATCTGAACGACGACGTCAGCAGGCGTCGGGCCACCGTCGGGCTCGCGCTGGATCTGTGCGGGCTGCCCGTGCATCTCGCGCGGGCGCGGGCCCGGTTCCTGCCTTCGGCGCCGCTGAGCGCGCTCGGGCTGCTGACCGTCGAGGACCCCGAACGCCCCTTCCTCGGGCGGGCGTTGCGGGTGCCGGACCGGCTGGTCGCCCATCTGCTCGGCGACGACACGCTGGACGCGGCGCTGGTCGGCCATGTCCGTCCGCTCACGTCGCCGTCGCCCTCGTCCGTCGTGTCCTCCTCGTCCGTCGTGTCCTCCTCGTCCGTGGAGGACGGCGGGTTCACCGCCAGGCTGGCCGCCCGCCTGGCCGCCGCCCCGGTCACCGTCCATCTGCGGGAGCGCCGCGAGGGCGACGGCCTGGTGCGCGCCGGGGCCGCCCTGCGCACGGCGGGGGTGGAGGCCCTGCACTTCACGCCCCCGCCGGCCGAGAACGAGCTGTCCGCGCTCCTCCCCCCACTGCTGCGCGAGGCCCGGCTGCGCGGCTGCGCGGTCGTGGTGTCGCCGCTGCCGGAGCGACCGGGGCCGCTCGTGCGGGCGTTGACGGCGGCCGACGTGTCCGTGCTGTTCGCGGGGGAACAGCCGTACGACCCGCAGTGGTGCGACCGTGATCCGCTGGTCCTCGACGTGCCCCGGCCGCCCTCGGGCGCGGTGGACGCCTGGGCGGCGGCGCTCGGCGCCGGAGCGGACGGGCCGGGGTTCGACCTGGCGGCCACGGTCGCCCCGTACCGGCTCGGCGGGGACCGGATCGAGCGGGCGGCCCGCGCGGCGGTGGACCTCGCGGCGTTCGACGGCACCCCCGTGACCGCCGACCACCTGCGCCTGGCCGCGCGGCTGCAGTCCGCCTCCGGGCTGGAGCGGCACGCCCGCCGGATCCGCCCCGACGTCGGCTGGGGCGACCTCGTCCTGCCCGACAAGCCCCTGGCCCAGCTGCGGGAACTCGCCCTGCGTGCGCGGCATCGCGACCGTGTGCTCGGCGACTGGCGGCTGAGCGCCGGAGGCGGCCGGGGCCGTGGGGTCCTCGGACTCTTCGCGGGCGAGTCGGGCACCGGCAAGACGCTGTCGGCGGAGGTCGTGGCCGCCGAGCTCGGCCTGGACCTCTATGTGGTGCAGCTCTCCTCGATCGTCGACAAGTATGTGGGCGAGACCGAGAAGAACCTCGAACGGATCTTCACCGAGGCCGACCGCACGGACGCCGTGCTGCTCTTCGACGAGGCGGACGCCGTGTTCGGCAAGCGCTCGGAGGTCAAGGACTCCCACGACAAGCACGCCAACATGGAGAGCGCCTATCTGCTCCAGCGTCTCGAGTCCTTCGACGGCATCGCCGTGCTGACCACCAATCTGCGGGCCAACATCGACGAGGCGTTCACCCGGCGGCTGGATCTGGTGGTCGACTTCCCGTTCCCGGACACCGCCCAGCGGCTGGCCCTGTGGCGGCACAGCCTCGCCGCGGTGCCCGGCGCGGACGACACCGACCCGGCGGCGGTCGCCCGCGACTTCGAGCTGGCCGGCGGTTCCATCCGCAGCGCGGTCGTCACCGCCGCCTACGCCGCCGCCGGGCGCGCCGGCCCGGTCACCACGGCCGACCTGCGGGAGGGCGCGGAGCGCGAGTACCGCAAGGCCGGGCGGCTGGTGCCGGGCGAGGGCAACTGGTAG
- a CDS encoding DUF4255 domain-containing protein — protein sequence MIHEVDEVLKGLIGGGALAGSGIDVSFEAPTRDWAARRNATAVNTYLYDIREDVSRRQRGHMPVRDARDIVVRRRQPPRWFRLSYLVTAWTKQPQDEHRLLSAVLANLLTRELLPPGELPGALGALGLSVPVSVAGLHTESRSLAEIWSALGGELKPSLDLVVTAPFPAFPEYDAGPPVTEGAAIRVRGIDGSLDGSEERAHRPGQLASAPHTGEQQR from the coding sequence GTGATCCACGAGGTGGACGAGGTCCTCAAGGGACTGATCGGCGGTGGTGCCCTGGCCGGCTCCGGCATCGACGTCTCCTTCGAGGCCCCGACCCGCGACTGGGCGGCCCGGCGCAACGCGACCGCCGTCAACACCTATCTGTACGACATCCGGGAGGACGTCTCCCGCCGCCAGCGCGGCCACATGCCCGTCCGCGACGCGCGGGACATCGTCGTACGCCGTCGGCAGCCGCCCCGCTGGTTCCGGCTGTCGTACCTGGTCACCGCCTGGACGAAACAGCCCCAGGACGAACACCGGCTGCTCTCGGCGGTGCTGGCCAACCTGCTGACGCGTGAGCTGCTGCCCCCGGGCGAACTCCCGGGCGCGCTCGGCGCGCTGGGCCTGTCCGTGCCGGTCTCGGTGGCGGGACTGCACACCGAGTCCCGGTCCCTCGCCGAGATCTGGTCCGCGCTGGGCGGCGAGCTGAAGCCGTCCCTCGACCTCGTGGTCACCGCCCCCTTCCCGGCCTTCCCCGAGTACGACGCCGGTCCCCCGGTCACCGAGGGCGCGGCGATCCGCGTACGCGGCATCGACGGCTCCCTGGACGGCTCGGAGGAACGCGCCCACCGGCCGGGGCAGTTGGCGTCCGCTCCGCACACCGGGGAACAACAGCGGTGA
- a CDS encoding helix-turn-helix transcriptional regulator, whose product MRSTFRTADTAAATATAEPQEPRRRIPVVVHTLDPLSRAGVLSQLRGHPVIDLVDDAEVRPGTVAVLVGDTPDEPLLSALRRLVRSEGARAVLVVSLIRETELLDVIECGVGAIVWRHEATAHRLAQAVLAASRGDGDLPADLLGRLINQVGTLQRSVAGRTGAPLSGLVPREIDVLRLVAEGMDTGEIASKLSYSERTVKNVMHGLTTRLHLRNRAHAVAYALREGYI is encoded by the coding sequence TTGCGCAGCACATTCCGGACCGCGGACACGGCGGCGGCCACGGCCACGGCCGAGCCCCAGGAGCCCCGGCGCCGTATCCCCGTCGTGGTCCACACCCTCGACCCGCTCTCCCGCGCCGGAGTGCTCAGCCAGCTGCGCGGGCACCCGGTGATCGACCTGGTGGACGACGCCGAGGTACGGCCGGGCACCGTGGCCGTGCTGGTCGGTGACACACCGGACGAGCCGCTGCTCTCCGCGCTGCGCCGACTGGTGCGCAGCGAGGGGGCACGCGCGGTCCTGGTGGTGAGCCTGATCCGCGAGACCGAGCTGCTCGATGTCATCGAGTGCGGGGTCGGGGCCATCGTCTGGCGGCACGAGGCCACCGCGCACCGGCTGGCGCAGGCGGTGCTCGCGGCCTCGCGCGGGGACGGCGACCTGCCCGCCGATCTGCTCGGCCGGCTGATCAACCAGGTGGGGACACTGCAGCGTTCCGTGGCCGGACGCACCGGGGCGCCGCTGTCCGGCCTGGTGCCGCGGGAGATCGACGTCCTCCGGCTCGTCGCCGAGGGGATGGACACCGGCGAGATCGCGAGCAAGCTCTCCTACTCCGAACGCACCGTCAAGAACGTGATGCACGGGCTCACCACCCGGCTGCATCTCCGCAACCGGGCGCACGCGGTGGCCTATGCCCTCCGGGAAGGCTACATCTGA
- a CDS encoding AAA family ATPase, producing MCAPEPLLERREPLELLTAEAARARGGSGRLVLLRGATGTGRTALLEAAADHAAANGMRVLRARCSPEHSSVPFDTVFQLLAHGPEFDQAAGEEPDPPGTPPHRGRSARLWRLLSSYAAESPLLVAVDDAHFADAPSRRWLVEAVRRIDRLPVLLVVTERSQYDIDRPADGLAHALSPALVHTRTLAPLSPDAAARLVRSVHGGAPPERVDACLRAGAGNPLLLRALLADLHNAGPEAFPAALPDTCAALYSGTYAAAVSWWLDSAGPATTEVARALAALDDEAAPVPADADLLARTADADPARVPGWLTAMTCLGLLRPDPEGRPRYAHPLLRDAVLGGWAGADRQAAHRRAAEAMLHRGDHAEAVAGQLLRCGPVGEAWATGALLDAADLAVREDRSDDALAYLRRALDEPMPAARRTVVLTELGSLEYATVRSTAGIPRLAEAMRLPGPPRERVHAAVALGTALARRGEARAAVDVLRGLRDEHLTGHPDLIRTVQTASALLSDHDQGVRQEVYRWLRETAERSPHLVGTAGQALLVRYEATAGLTSAASAMHRIRALLSQPSDPSAEVFLLGTAAAVAQWADQLDEAERLVRRGLSGQRTSLLHPMHLALLNVRIDITAARGAHEEVLADPEVARAVAGRPESANALAHAVIALVETGRTEEAARLADAFEVQHAHDSWELNRFLYARGLLRAATGDPAAALDDFLECGRRQCARDVASPVVTPWRTAAAACHLALGRPHEALALAEQELGLAAIWNTPRVLGRALSALGTATGGRRGLELGDRAVRVLRQGVDGTPEEATGTAGAAVVALGGIAGPTATGSPTPGGSTVAGVGGPGPAKGGWTQGGSRATATAVHGWTLGEGPARAVGRWTPDTGPARAVNGRPAGGASTTPSIDGWASAEAPGGGRTPASAGGRTPAPGGSRTPAPAGGRTVAPGGAPVETELIPALVAQGRGLASAGERARARDAFREAAERAERLGALRLRAVAESALREGGARRPAAALTGPSALTAGERRIAELAAQNRTNTEIAQLLHLARRTVETHLTSTYRKLGIRRRSELGAALAHTEENA from the coding sequence ATGTGCGCGCCGGAACCGCTTCTCGAACGCCGTGAGCCCCTGGAGTTGCTGACCGCCGAGGCCGCCCGCGCCCGGGGCGGCTCCGGCCGTCTGGTGCTGCTCCGGGGCGCCACCGGCACCGGCCGCACCGCACTCCTGGAGGCCGCCGCCGACCACGCGGCGGCGAACGGCATGCGTGTCCTGCGTGCCCGCTGCTCGCCCGAGCACTCCTCCGTGCCGTTCGACACCGTATTCCAACTCCTCGCCCACGGACCGGAGTTCGACCAGGCCGCCGGCGAGGAGCCGGACCCGCCGGGCACCCCGCCGCACCGGGGCAGGTCCGCGCGCCTGTGGCGCCTGCTGAGCTCCTACGCGGCCGAGTCCCCGCTGCTCGTCGCCGTCGACGACGCGCACTTCGCCGACGCCCCGTCCCGCCGCTGGCTCGTCGAGGCCGTCCGCCGCATCGACCGGCTGCCGGTGCTCCTGGTGGTCACCGAGCGCAGCCAGTACGACATCGACCGCCCGGCGGACGGCCTCGCGCACGCCCTCTCCCCTGCCCTCGTGCACACCCGCACCCTGGCCCCGCTGAGCCCGGACGCCGCCGCACGGCTGGTCCGTTCCGTCCACGGCGGTGCCCCGCCGGAGCGGGTCGACGCCTGCTTACGGGCGGGCGCGGGCAACCCGCTGTTGCTGCGCGCCCTGCTCGCAGACCTCCACAACGCCGGCCCCGAGGCCTTCCCCGCTGCCCTCCCGGACACCTGCGCCGCGCTCTACTCGGGCACCTACGCCGCCGCGGTGTCCTGGTGGCTGGACAGCGCGGGGCCCGCGACCACCGAGGTCGCCCGCGCGCTCGCCGCGCTGGACGACGAGGCCGCCCCCGTACCGGCCGACGCCGACCTGCTCGCCCGCACGGCCGACGCCGACCCCGCCCGCGTACCCGGCTGGCTCACCGCGATGACCTGCCTCGGCCTGCTGCGCCCCGACCCCGAGGGCCGGCCCCGCTACGCCCACCCGCTGCTGCGGGACGCCGTGCTGGGCGGCTGGGCCGGCGCCGACCGGCAGGCCGCCCACCGCCGGGCCGCCGAGGCGATGCTGCACCGCGGCGACCACGCCGAGGCCGTCGCGGGACAACTGCTGCGCTGCGGCCCCGTCGGCGAGGCCTGGGCGACCGGAGCCCTGCTCGACGCCGCCGACCTCGCCGTCCGCGAGGACCGCAGCGACGACGCCCTCGCCTACCTCCGCCGCGCCCTGGACGAGCCGATGCCGGCCGCCCGCCGCACCGTGGTCCTCACCGAACTGGGCTCCCTGGAGTACGCCACCGTACGGTCCACCGCCGGCATACCCCGGCTCGCCGAGGCGATGCGGCTGCCCGGCCCGCCCCGGGAACGCGTCCACGCGGCGGTCGCCCTGGGCACGGCCCTGGCCCGCCGCGGCGAGGCCCGCGCCGCCGTCGACGTGCTGCGCGGACTGCGCGACGAGCACCTGACGGGCCACCCGGACCTGATCCGCACCGTCCAGACCGCCTCCGCGCTGCTCTCCGACCACGACCAGGGCGTACGGCAGGAGGTCTACCGCTGGCTGCGCGAGACCGCCGAGCGCTCACCCCACCTGGTCGGCACCGCGGGACAGGCCCTCCTCGTGCGCTACGAGGCCACCGCGGGCCTGACCTCGGCGGCCTCGGCCATGCACCGCATCCGGGCCCTCCTCTCCCAGCCGTCCGACCCGTCGGCCGAGGTCTTCCTGCTGGGCACCGCCGCCGCCGTCGCCCAGTGGGCCGACCAGCTCGACGAGGCCGAACGACTCGTCCGCCGAGGCCTCAGCGGCCAGCGCACCTCCCTCCTGCACCCCATGCACCTGGCCCTCCTCAACGTCCGCATCGACATCACCGCCGCACGCGGCGCCCACGAGGAGGTCCTCGCCGACCCCGAGGTCGCGCGCGCGGTCGCCGGCCGCCCCGAGTCCGCCAACGCGCTGGCCCACGCGGTCATCGCCCTCGTGGAGACCGGCCGCACGGAGGAGGCCGCCCGCCTCGCAGACGCCTTCGAGGTCCAACACGCCCACGACTCCTGGGAGTTGAACCGCTTCCTCTACGCCCGAGGCCTCCTGCGCGCCGCCACCGGCGACCCCGCGGCCGCCCTGGACGACTTCCTGGAGTGCGGCCGCCGCCAGTGCGCCCGCGACGTCGCCAGCCCCGTCGTCACCCCCTGGCGCACCGCCGCCGCCGCATGCCACCTCGCCCTCGGCCGCCCTCACGAGGCCCTCGCCCTGGCCGAACAGGAACTCGGCCTCGCCGCCATCTGGAACACCCCCCGCGTCCTCGGCCGCGCTCTGTCCGCCCTGGGCACGGCGACGGGCGGACGCCGGGGCCTGGAGCTGGGCGACCGGGCGGTAAGGGTGCTGCGCCAGGGCGTCGACGGCACGCCGGAGGAGGCCACGGGGACCGCCGGGGCCGCCGTCGTGGCACTGGGCGGTATCGCCGGGCCCACGGCGACGGGAAGTCCCACGCCGGGCGGGTCCACCGTGGCGGGGGTGGGCGGCCCCGGGCCGGCCAAGGGCGGCTGGACACAAGGCGGATCACGTGCGACGGCGACGGCGGTGCACGGCTGGACGCTGGGCGAAGGTCCCGCGAGGGCCGTGGGCCGCTGGACGCCGGACACCGGCCCCGCGAGGGCCGTGAACGGCCGGCCCGCGGGCGGAGCGTCCACGACACCGTCGATCGACGGCTGGGCCTCGGCAGAAGCACCGGGCGGAGGCCGGACTCCGGCATCGGCCGGAGGCCGGACCCCGGCACCGGGCGGAAGCCGGACCCCGGCACCGGCCGGAGGCCGGACCGTGGCGCCGGGCGGTGCGCCGGTCGAGACGGAGCTGATACCGGCGCTCGTGGCGCAGGGGCGGGGGCTCGCCTCCGCCGGGGAGCGGGCGCGGGCCCGTGACGCCTTCCGCGAGGCGGCCGAACGCGCCGAACGCCTGGGCGCGCTCCGCCTCCGCGCGGTCGCGGAATCAGCCCTGCGCGAGGGCGGCGCCCGCCGCCCCGCGGCGGCCCTGACCGGCCCCTCCGCCCTCACCGCGGGCGAGCGCCGCATCGCCGAACTCGCCGCGCAGAACCGCACGAACACCGAGATAGCCCAACTCCTGCACCTCGCCCGCCGCACCGTCGAGACCCACCTGACCAGCACCTACCGCAAGCTCGGCATCCGCCGCAGGTCAGAACTGGGCGCGGCCCTCGCGCACACCGAGGAGAACGCCTGA
- a CDS encoding nucleotidyl transferase AbiEii/AbiGii toxin family protein — translation MANPTRDTTAGRVYNDLRNLARRNSRSTDEVMVDYVLERFLYRMAASPLGCDHFVLKGGLLLAQFGARRMTRDIDILGRSFPGNEAEIIRRIAGIAATGIDDGVTFDPATLKTVPIREEDEYHGLRLSMAASIARARLKLQLDVSFGDPVTPGPRIIDYPQQLTTESFQILGYPLATVIAEKLSTAVSLGDLNTRDRDYGDLYRLLTLNDLDGQELTTALTATATHRGIALKPLSTAITDLGERRQTSYTAWRRRQGPAATGYPDRFTDVVRQVTAFADTLLNGDATTRTWNAATLTWS, via the coding sequence ATGGCCAACCCCACACGCGACACCACCGCCGGCCGCGTCTACAACGACCTTCGCAACCTGGCCCGCCGCAACAGCCGGTCCACGGACGAGGTCATGGTCGATTACGTCCTCGAACGGTTCCTCTACCGCATGGCCGCATCACCCCTTGGGTGCGACCACTTCGTCCTCAAGGGCGGCTTGCTGCTGGCCCAGTTCGGCGCGCGTCGGATGACCCGCGACATCGACATCCTCGGCCGCTCGTTCCCAGGCAACGAGGCCGAGATCATCCGCAGGATCGCCGGCATCGCCGCCACCGGGATCGACGACGGAGTGACATTCGACCCCGCGACGCTCAAGACCGTCCCCATCCGCGAGGAGGACGAGTACCACGGACTGCGTCTGTCCATGGCCGCATCCATCGCCCGGGCCCGGCTCAAGCTCCAGTTGGACGTCAGCTTCGGCGACCCTGTCACCCCCGGCCCCCGGATCATCGACTACCCGCAGCAGCTCACGACGGAGAGCTTCCAGATCCTCGGCTACCCCCTCGCAACCGTCATCGCCGAGAAACTCTCCACCGCCGTCTCACTCGGCGACCTCAACACCCGCGACCGCGACTACGGCGACCTCTACCGCCTGCTCACCCTCAACGACCTCGACGGCCAAGAACTCACCACGGCATTGACCGCCACCGCCACACACCGCGGCATCGCCCTGAAACCCCTCAGCACCGCGATCACCGACCTCGGCGAGCGTCGCCAGACCTCCTACACCGCCTGGCGCCGCCGGCAAGGCCCCGCCGCAACCGGCTACCCCGACCGCTTCACCGACGTCGTCCGGCAGGTCACCGCCTTCGCAGACACTCTCCTCAACGGTGACGCCACCACCCGCACATGGAATGCAGCGACCCTCACATGGTCATGA
- a CDS encoding type IV toxin-antitoxin system AbiEi family antitoxin domain-containing protein produces MSAAENSRSRLEQRLTGLSPTFTTAQARQALLSPRDLASLVAKGDIDELSRGVYRQADAPETAHADLLAVCTRAPRAAVCGESALALHELIDDIPAAVHIAVPRGTRRPTISYPPTVVAQYASKTFALGIERFEAAPGETVPVYNAARCVVDAMRHRSRIGETLALSALGRYLRRSGRGGVSELQDIARELGALSVVRPAVEAVLA; encoded by the coding sequence ATGAGTGCTGCGGAGAACTCGCGTTCGCGCCTGGAGCAGCGGCTGACCGGCCTCTCTCCCACGTTCACGACGGCGCAGGCACGTCAGGCCCTGCTCTCCCCCCGCGATCTGGCGTCCTTGGTCGCGAAGGGGGACATAGACGAACTGTCCCGTGGGGTGTACCGACAGGCAGACGCACCAGAGACCGCGCACGCAGATCTGCTGGCCGTGTGCACGCGGGCTCCACGCGCCGCCGTGTGCGGCGAGTCCGCCCTGGCCCTGCATGAACTGATCGACGACATCCCCGCAGCAGTGCACATCGCCGTGCCGCGCGGTACTCGCCGCCCCACGATTTCCTACCCGCCGACCGTGGTGGCGCAGTACGCCTCGAAGACCTTCGCCCTCGGCATCGAACGGTTCGAAGCAGCTCCAGGAGAGACCGTCCCCGTGTACAACGCAGCCCGCTGCGTCGTCGACGCGATGCGCCACCGCAGCCGCATCGGCGAGACCCTCGCGCTCTCCGCACTCGGCCGCTATCTGCGCCGGAGCGGCCGTGGCGGGGTCAGCGAACTCCAGGACATCGCACGCGAGTTGGGCGCTCTCTCTGTCGTCCGCCCCGCCGTGGAGGCGGTGCTCGCCTGA
- a CDS encoding L-serine ammonia-lyase: MAISVFDLFSIGIGPSSSHTVGPMRAARMFARRLRNEELLAGVASVRVELYGSLGATGHGHGTPKAVLLGLEGASPRTVDVESADDRVEAIRESGRIRLLGDHEIPFAFDEDLVLHRRETLPYHANGMTIWAYDADGAELLSKTYYSVGGGFVVDEDAVGADRIKLDDTPLKYPFRTGDELLRVAKETGLSISALMLENERAWRTEDEIRSGLLDIWRVMQACVSRGMTREGILPGGLRVRRRASMSARQLRAEGDPLARSMEWITLYAMAVNEENAAGGRVVTAPTNGAAGIIPAVLHYYINFVPGADEDGVVRFLLAAGAIGMLFKENASISGAEVGCQGEVGSACSMAAGALAEVLGGSPEQVENAAEIGMEHNLGLTCDPVGGLVQIPCIERNGMAAVKAVTAARMAMRGDGSHKVSLDKVIKTMKETGADMSVKYKETARGGLAVNIIEC, from the coding sequence GTGGCCATCTCGGTCTTCGACCTGTTCTCGATCGGCATCGGCCCGTCCAGCTCCCACACGGTCGGCCCGATGCGGGCCGCCCGGATGTTCGCCCGCCGACTGCGCAACGAGGAACTGCTCGCGGGCGTCGCCTCGGTGCGCGTCGAGCTGTACGGCTCCCTGGGCGCGACCGGTCACGGCCACGGCACCCCCAAGGCCGTCCTCCTGGGCCTGGAGGGCGCCTCACCGCGCACGGTGGACGTCGAGTCGGCCGACGACCGGGTGGAGGCGATCAGGGAATCGGGCCGCATCCGCCTGCTCGGCGACCACGAGATCCCCTTCGCCTTCGACGAGGACCTGGTCCTGCACCGCCGTGAGACGCTGCCCTACCACGCCAACGGCATGACGATCTGGGCGTACGACGCGGACGGCGCCGAACTCCTGTCGAAGACGTACTACTCCGTCGGCGGCGGCTTCGTCGTCGACGAGGACGCGGTCGGCGCGGACCGCATCAAACTCGACGACACGCCCCTCAAGTACCCCTTCCGCACGGGCGACGAGCTGCTCCGGGTGGCCAAGGAGACGGGCCTGTCGATCTCCGCGCTGATGCTGGAGAACGAGCGCGCCTGGCGCACCGAGGACGAGATCCGCTCCGGCCTCCTCGACATCTGGCGCGTGATGCAGGCCTGCGTCTCACGCGGCATGACCCGCGAGGGCATCCTCCCCGGTGGCCTGCGCGTACGCCGCCGCGCGTCCATGTCGGCCCGCCAACTCCGGGCGGAGGGCGACCCGCTGGCCCGCTCCATGGAGTGGATCACCCTCTACGCGATGGCCGTGAACGAGGAGAACGCCGCCGGCGGCCGCGTCGTCACGGCCCCCACCAACGGCGCGGCCGGCATCATCCCCGCCGTCCTGCACTACTACATCAACTTCGTGCCGGGCGCGGACGAGGACGGCGTGGTCCGCTTCCTCCTGGCCGCCGGCGCCATCGGCATGCTCTTCAAGGAGAACGCCTCCATCTCCGGCGCCGAGGTCGGCTGTCAGGGCGAGGTCGGCTCCGCCTGCTCGATGGCCGCAGGCGCCCTCGCCGAAGTCCTCGGCGGCAGCCCCGAACAGGTCGAGAACGCCGCCGAGATCGGCATGGAACACAACCTCGGCCTCACCTGCGACCCCGTCGGCGGCCTCGTGCAGATCCCCTGCATCGAACGCAACGGCATGGCCGCGGTGAAGGCCGTCACGGCGGCCAGGATGGCCATGCGCGGCGACGGCTCCCACAAGGTGTCCCTCGACAAGGTCATCAAGACCATGAAGGAGACCGGCGCCGACATGAGCGTCAAGTACAAGGAGACGGCGCGGGGCGGTCTCGCGGTGAACATCATCGAGTGCTGA
- the glyA gene encoding serine hydroxymethyltransferase — protein MSLLNTPLHELDPEVAAAVDAELHRQQSTLEMIASENFAPVAVMEAQGTVLTNKYAEGYPGRRYYGGCEHVDVTEQIAIDRVKDLFGAEYANVQPHSGASANQAALFALAQPGDTILGLDLAHGGHLTHGMRLNFSGKQFNVVAYHVDTATGLVDMAELEKLAKEHRPKVIIAGWSAYPRQLDFAEFRRIADEVGAYLWVDMAHFAGLVAAGLHPNPVEHADVVTSTTHKTLGGPRGGIILAKKEFAKKLNSSVFPGFQGGPLEHVIAAKAVSFKVAASEDFKERQRRTVEGARILAERLTAPDAREAGVDVLSGGTDVHLILVDLRASELDGQQAEDRLHEVGITVNRNAVPNDPRPPMVTSGLRIGTPALATRGFTAEDFTEVADVIAEALKPSYEAEVLRTRVKALADKHPLYPGLGK, from the coding sequence ATGTCGCTGCTGAACACGCCCCTGCACGAGCTGGACCCGGAGGTCGCCGCGGCCGTCGACGCCGAGCTGCACCGCCAGCAGTCCACCCTGGAGATGATCGCCTCGGAGAACTTCGCTCCCGTCGCGGTCATGGAGGCCCAGGGCACGGTCCTCACCAACAAGTACGCCGAGGGCTACCCCGGCCGCCGCTACTACGGCGGCTGCGAACACGTCGACGTCACCGAACAGATCGCCATCGACCGCGTCAAGGACCTCTTCGGCGCCGAGTACGCCAACGTCCAGCCCCACTCCGGCGCCTCCGCCAACCAGGCCGCCCTCTTCGCCCTGGCCCAGCCCGGCGACACCATCCTCGGCCTGGACCTCGCCCACGGCGGCCACCTCACCCACGGCATGCGCCTGAACTTCTCCGGCAAGCAGTTCAACGTCGTCGCCTACCACGTCGACACCGCCACCGGCCTCGTCGACATGGCCGAACTGGAGAAGCTCGCCAAGGAGCACCGGCCGAAGGTGATCATCGCGGGCTGGTCGGCGTACCCGCGTCAGCTGGACTTCGCCGAGTTCCGCCGGATCGCCGACGAGGTCGGGGCGTATCTGTGGGTGGACATGGCGCACTTCGCGGGCCTGGTCGCCGCCGGGCTGCACCCCAACCCCGTCGAGCACGCGGACGTGGTCACGTCCACCACGCACAAGACGCTCGGCGGTCCGCGCGGCGGGATCATCCTCGCCAAGAAGGAGTTCGCGAAGAAGCTGAACTCCTCCGTCTTCCCCGGCTTCCAGGGCGGCCCCCTGGAGCACGTGATCGCCGCGAAGGCGGTGTCCTTCAAGGTCGCTGCCTCGGAGGACTTCAAGGAGCGCCAGCGCCGCACCGTCGAAGGCGCGCGGATCCTCGCCGAGCGGCTGACGGCCCCGGACGCGCGTGAGGCCGGCGTGGACGTCCTGTCCGGCGGCACCGACGTGCACCTGATCCTGGTCGACCTGCGCGCCTCCGAGCTGGACGGGCAGCAGGCCGAGGACCGCCTCCACGAGGTCGGCATCACCGTCAACCGCAACGCGGTCCCCAACGACCCCCGCCCGCCCATGGTCACCTCCGGCCTGCGCATCGGCACCCCCGCCCTGGCCACCCGCGGCTTCACGGCCGAGGACTTCACCGAGGTCGCCGACGTCATCGCCGAGGCGCTGAAGCCGTCCTACGAGGCCGAAGTCCTCAGGACCCGGGTCAAGGCCCTCGCGGACAAGCACCCGCTGTACCCGGGGCTGGGGAAGTAA